One window from the genome of Salvia splendens isolate huo1 chromosome 9, SspV2, whole genome shotgun sequence encodes:
- the LOC121748660 gene encoding CCR4-NOT transcription complex subunit 10-like: MDSVPSPLPLAVRDGSPEAAATVEVDSTLTVAAELAKEAALLFQAGNFVDCLRVLNQLLQKKAADPKVLHNIAIAESFQDGFLDLKKLIEALQQIQKQMERLSHTSGEHLELSSNDGRAPKAGQNGTNHASLQFSSPPVVYNDEFDASVAMFNIAVVWYHLHEYAKSFLYLDALYQNVAPIDEATALRICLLFLDVALLSHHASRSADVISYMEKVFCVNSLTNQPENGISVQQQSMLASKSPSLRSNSTTPDLSNPDSAVNANMLENSLSMNLSEEALEDESLQLLSSLEISGQSLQRLSGVTSSNDHSRSQGEESLSVVDLRLKVHLYKVRLFLLTRNLKAAKREVKMAMNLARGKDYPVALYLKSQLEYARKNPRKAIKLLMASSNQSEIGMSSMYYNNLGCIYYQLGKHQTSGVFFSKALKNSSIVPKEKLTKLLNLSQDKSHLILYNCGMHSLACGRPFHAARCFQKASIIFYNRPLLWLRISECCLMALEKGLIKSDSSADRSDVKVDVIGKGKWKRVALRYGVPSNGRCDVGMDDLCSGDRKQHDLSLSLACQCLVNALYLLESSEGKYSRSSSAPSTEQNVPRETFSFGTNHRNVGGGDQKESDVPSGLGQVNSNGEVKEQKANNQSSSIYSSIVDYESICMKENQMMKQAIFADLAYVELSLGNPLKALATAKSLLKIPECSRMYMFLGTMYAAEALCLLNRPEEAAALLTPYISGGNNIELPYSQEDCEFWTADKLIDSDDSNGGTITSNGVSNPDEPQVLFSSPEEARGTFAANFAANVALLGDFDLAHHFVLKALSDIPNSPQAILTAIYLDLKRSKTQDALAKLKHHAAVRFLTSNIPLNGSS, from the exons ATGGATTCAGTACCTTCGCCATTGCCACTTGCCGTGAGAGATGGCTCGCCGGAagcggcggcgacggtggaGGTAGACAGCACTCTGACGGTTGCGGCGGAGTTGGCTAAGGAGGCTGCTTTGCTCTTTCAGGCTGGCAACTTTGTGGATTGTTTGAGAGTATTGAATCAATTGTTGCAGAAGAAAGCGGCCGATCCCAAG GTTCTTCATAATATAGCTATTGCCGAAAGCTTTCAAGATGGATTTTTAGATCTTAAAAAGCTTATTGAAGCCCTTCAACAAATCCAG AAACAAATGGAACGGCTTTCTCATACATCTGGAGAGCACTTAGAGCTTTCTAGTAATGATGGAAGAGCACCTAAAGCTGGCCAGAATGGCACGAATCATGCTTCACTTCAGTTTTCTAGTCCACCAGTTGTCTACAATGATGAGTTTGATGCTTCAGTGGCCATGTTTAATATA GCTGTTGTTTGGTATCATCTTCATGAATATGCAAAATCATTTTTGTATTTGGATGCATTATATCAGAATGTTGCACCGATTGATGAG GCAACGGCCCTTCGTATATGCCTTTTGTTTTTGGATGTTGCGTTGCTTTCTCATCATGCGTCGAGATCTGCT GATGTGATAAGCTACATGGAGAAAGTTTTTTGTGTGAATAGCTTGACCAATCAACCAGAGAACGGAATCTCAGTGCAGCAGCAATCTATGTTAGCATCGAAGTCTCCTTCACTTCGTTCTAATTCAACCACTCCTGATTTGTCTAACCCAGATTCAGCTGTCAATGCAAATATGCTGGAAAATTCTTTATCTATGAATTTATCTGAAGAAGCACTTGAAGATGAGTCATTGCAGTTACTCTCTTCCCTGGAAATAAGTGGACAAAGCCTTCAAAGACTTTCTGGTGTTACGTCTTCTAACGATCATTCAAGAAGCCAAGGGGAGGAGTccctttcagttgttgatttaAGGCTTAAGGTGCATCTTTACAAGGTTCGACTTTTTCTTCTCACAAGGAACCTCAAAGCAGCTAAGCGTGAAGTTAAGATGGCCATGAACTTAGCCCGCGGAAAAGATTATCCAGTGGCTCTTTATTTGAAGTCACAGCTTGAATATGCCCGCAAAAATCCTCGCAAGGCAATCAAGCTTTTGATGGCATCGAGCAACCAGTCAGAGATAGGAATGTCAAGCATGTATTACAACAATCTTGGGTGCATCTATTACCAATTGGGGAAGCATCAGACATCAGGTGTATTCTTCTCCAAAGCCCTGAAGAATAGCTCAATCGTACCGAAGGAAAAACTGACAAAACTCTTAAATTTGTCACAGGATAAATCCCATCTGATATTGTACAACTGTGGTATGCATTCATTGGCTTGTGGTAGACCTTTCCATGCTGCTCGCTGTTTTCAAAAGGCCAGCATTATCTTTTACAATAGACCTCTTCTGTGGCTGCGAATTTCTGAGTGCTGTCTGATGGCTCTAGAGAAAGGACTGATAAAGTCTGATTCCTCTGCGGACAGATCTGATGTCAAAGTTGATGTTATTGGAAAGGGTAAGTGGAAACGTGTTGCCTTGAGGTATGGGGTTCCGTCAAATGGCCGGTGCGATGTTGGAATGGATGATTTGTGTTCAGGAGACCGTAAACAACAtgatctttctctctctcttgccTGTCAGTGTCTTGTAAATGCCCTGTATTTGTTGGAATCTTCTGAGGGAAAATATTctagatctagctcggctcctAGTACTGAACAGAATGTTCCCAGAGAAACATTTTCTTTTGGTACAAATCACAGGAATGTCGGTGGTGGCGATCAAAAGGAATCTGATGTACCATCTGGTTTGGGTCAAGTTAATTCAAATGGTGAAGTTAAAGAACAAAAGGCAAACAATCAGAGTTCATCAATTTACAGTTCTATTGTTGACTATGAGAGTATCTGTATGAAAGAAAACCAGATGATGAAGCAAGCAATATTTGCTGATTTGGCTTATGTGGAGCTGTCACTGGGAAATCCCCTGAAAGCCCTAGCTACAGCAAAGTCTCTTTTGAAAATTCCCGAGTGTTCGAGAATGTACATGTTTTTGGGGACAATGTATGCAGCTGAAGCTCTGTGCCTTCTCAATCGGCCAGAGGAAGCTGCCGCTCTTCTGACACCGTATATTTCTGGTGGGAACAACATTGAGCTTCCATATAGCCAAGAGGACTGTGAATTTTGGACAGCAGATAAATTAATTGATAGTGATGATTCAAATGGAGGCACAATTACTTCTAATGGTGTCTCAAACCCTGATGAACCCCAGGTTCTTTTTTCCAGCCCTGAAGAAGCACGAGGAACTTTTGCTGCGAATTTCGCTGCAAATGTTGCATTGCTGGGAGATTTTGATCTGGCACACCACTTTGTACTGAAGGCATTATCTGATATACCTAACAGTCCCCAGGCTATTCTAACCGCAATTTATTTGGATCTAAAACGCAGCAAGACACAAGATGCTCTTGCCAAGTTGAAACATCACGCTGCCGTTAGGTTTCTCACCAGCAACATTCCGTTAAATGGCTCTTCTTGA
- the LOC121748659 gene encoding probable galactinol--sucrose galactosyltransferase 6: protein MVVSSLSIPIPNSRIPVKPINTPFFNTIAPFTSSSSSSLTRLLHTKNTSPLNLPSSSSSRNRVLAYRGTELGRKSGEDPAMTIKPAVRIAERKLVVKDRTILTNVPENVIATSGAAAGAADGVFLGAAFDQDQCSHSVSLGTLRDVRFLACFRFKLWWMAQKMGDKGRDIPLETQFLLLETKEGSHLESDDAGNDNKIVYTVFLPLIEGKFKACLQGNAADELELCLESGDSDTVGSTFTHSVYISCGTDPFATIEDAIKAVKLHLGTFRLRHEKKLPGIVDCFGWCTWDAFYQEVTQEGVEAGLESLEAGGTPPKFVIIDDGWQSVGSDKKEDEKEEQGLLRLTGIKENDKFKKKEDPSMGIKNIVNIAKEKHGLKYVYVWHAITGYWGGVWPGVEEMKEYGSAMQYPKLSKGVLANEPGWKTDAIALQGLGLVNPKNVYKFYNELHSYLAAAGIDGVKVDVQCILETLGAGLGGRVELTRQYQNALDASVARNFPDNGIIACMSHNLESLYCSKQTGIVRASDDFYPRDPVSHTIHIAAVAYNSVFLGDIMLPDWDMFHSLHPAAEYHGSARAISGGPVYVSDAPGKHNFELLRKLVLPDGSILRPRLPGRPTKDCLFSDPSRDGVSLLKIWNINKHTGVLGVYNCQGAAWNSVERKNTHHQTKTEAITGYVRGRDVHFISDVAPNSNWDGHVALYSHRVGEVIVLPYNVAMPVSLKVLEHEVYTVTPIKTLAPGFSFAPFGLIDMFNGGGAIEGLNYDVKAGAELSDVGNGYQAEESIVGAERAENLSSEAIAAVSIEAKGCGRFGAYSSTKPRKCKVGSEVVDFEYDSASGLVTLSLLEMPREDEKVHKIEIEL, encoded by the exons ATGGTGGTTTCTTCTCTCTCAATCCCAATTCCCAATTCCAGAATACCGGTTAaacctataaatacccccttctTCAACACCATTGCACCATtcacttcttcttcctcctcttctctCACACGCTTACTTCACACGAAAAATACATCTCCGCTCAACCTCCCATCATCGTCTTCCTCACGCAATCGCGTTCTCGCTTACAGA GGGACTGAGTTAGGGCGCAAATCCGGCGAGGATCCAGCGATGACGATCAAGCCAGCAGTCCGGATCGCCGAGAGGAAGCTCGTGGTGAAGGATCGGACGATTCTCACAAACGTGCCGGAGAATGTGATCGCCACCTCCGGCGCGGCGGCGGGGGCGGCGGATGGGGTGTTTCTAGGGGCGGCTTTCGACCAGGATCAGTGCAGCCACTCCGTCTCACTCGGAACCCTACGCGACGTCCGGTTCTTAGCCTGCTTCCGGTTCAAGCTGTGGTGGATGGCTCAGAAAATGGGGGACAAGGGGCGCGACATCCCCTTAGAGACTCAATTCCTCCTCCTCGAGACCAAAGAGGGCTCGCATTTGGAGTCCGATGATGCCGGCAACGACAACAAAATCGTCTACACTGTGTTCCTCCCCTTGATCGAAGGCAAATTCAAGGCCTGCCTGCAGGGGAACGCCGCCGATGAGCTCGAATTGTGCCTCGAGAGCGGCGATTCCGACACCGTGGGGTCCACCTTCACTCACTCCGTCTACATCAGCTGCGGCACCGATCCGTTCGCCACGATCGAGGATGCCATCAAGGCGGTCAAGCTCCACCTCGGGACCTTCCGGCTGCGGCACGAGAAGAAGCTCCCTGGAATCGTGGACTGCTTCGGGTGGTGCACGTGGGACGCATTCTACCAAGAGGTCACGCAGGAGGGCGTGGAGGCCGGTCTCGAGAGCCTCGAGGCCGGTGGAACCCCTCCCAAGTTCGTCATCATCGACGATGGATGGCAATCGGTGGGGTCCGACAAGAAAGAAGATGAAAAGGAAGAGCAGGGGCTGCTGAGGCTGACTGGGATCAAGGAGAATGACAAGTTTAAGAAGAAGGAGGATCCTTCGATGGGGATCAAGAACATCGTCAACATCGCAAAGGAGAAGCACGGGCtcaagtatgtgtatgtgtggcACGCCATCACCGGGTACTGGGGCGGGGTGTGGCCTggggtggaggagatgaaggaGTACGGATCAGCTATGCAGTATCCCAAGCTGTCAAAGGGGGTTCTTGCGAACGAGCCGGGGTGGAAAACCGATGCTATAGCTTTGCAGGGATTGGGATTGGTGAACCCCAAGAATGTGTACAAGTTCTACAATGAGCTCCATAGTTACTTGGCTGCTGCAGGCATAGACGGCGTCAAGGTCGACGTGCAGTGCATCTTGGAGACGCTCGGTGCTGGCCTCGGAGGCAGGGTCGAGCTCACAAGGCAGTATCAAAATGCTCTTGATGCCTCTGTTGCCAGGAACTTCCCTGATAATGGAATCATTGCCTGTATGAGCCACAACCTCGAATCTCTCTACTG CTCGAAGCAGACTGGTATAGTGAGAGCTTCGGACGATTTCTATCCGCGTGATCCGGTGTCACACACCATCCACATTGCAGCTGTTGCATACAACAGTGTGTTCTTGGGAGATATAATGCTGCCTGATTGGGACATGTTCCACTCTCTGCATCCGGCAGCTGAGTACCATGGTTCGGCCAGAGCGATCAGTGGTGGACCTGTCTATGTCAGTGATGCGCCGGGCAAGCACAACTTCGAGCTTCTTAGGAAGCTTGTCTTGCCTGATGGCTCCATCCTCCGCCCTCGCCTCCCCGGTCGCCCCACCAAGGATTGCCTCTTTTCAGACCCTTCTCGTGATGGTGTTAG CCTGCTTAAGATATGGAACATTAACAAACATACTGGGGTTCTAGGCGTGTACAACTGTCAAGGTGCGGCATGGAACAGTGTTGAGAGGAAGAACACCCACCACCAGACCAAAACCGAGGCGATCACCGGCTATGTGCGGGGCCGGGACGTCCACTTCATCTCTGATGTGGCTCCCAACTCCAACTGGGATGGCCATGTGGCCCTCTACTCCCACAGGGTCGGAGAAGTCATCGTCCTTCCTTACAACGTGGCCATGCCTGTCTCCCTTAAGGTCCTCGAGCACGAGGTGTACACCGTGACACCAATCAAGACGCTAGCACCAGGGTTCAGCTTTGCCCCGTTCGGCCTCATCGACATGTTCAATGGAGGCGGAGCTATAGAAGGGCTGAACTATGATGTGAAGGCCGGGGCAGAGCTCTCGGATGTGGGGAATGGATATCAAGCGGAAGAAAGCATTGTGGGTGCCGAGAGAGCAGAGAACTTGAGCTCGGAAGCCATTGCAGCTGTCTCCATTGAAGCCAAGGGATGTGGCCGGTTTGGTGCTTACTCTTCGACTAAGCCAAGAAAATGCAAGGTGGGTTCTGAGGTCGTCGACTTTGAATACGACTCagcatccggcctcgttacctTGAGCCTGCTCGAGATGCCTCGAGAGGATGAGAAGGTGCACAAGATCGAGATtgagttgtga
- the LOC121748661 gene encoding pentatricopeptide repeat-containing protein At1g79490, mitochondrial-like has translation MKLNWIKIVSNLRQSRHVLSLNTKKRLPESYLCRIAAFSDRSLVREYCSGGDGREDSNVWTEEIDYLDESGSVIYSGKGIRSVEPKIDDHVMAGGVRKPIMNVAAVAKIVEVVKRWRWGPEMEAQLDKLPFLPNTTHITQALKIIEDSDAVLSLFRWGKRQPWYLPTDECYVMLFDKLNLSRDFEGIQSVFEEMVSNLGANEVSSFGAYNRVLQYIAKSEKLEITFCCFKKVQELDCKLDTQTYNTLITLFLTKGLPYKAFEIYANMEKDGCLLDASTYDLMIPSLAKSGRLDAAFNLFQEMKAKNYRPTSGIFVCLIDTMGKAGRLDTAMKVYMELQGFGLRPSGAMFVSLIESFVKAGKLETALKLWDEMKRSGFRPNYGLYTMIVEAHAKSGKLEIAMSIFSDMEKAGFLPTPSTYSSLLEMHAASGQVDAAMKLYNSMANAGLRPGLSTYTGLLTLLAKKKLVDVAAKVLLEMKAMGYSVEVNASDVLLVFIKDGSVDLSLRWLRFMGSSGIRTNNFIIRQLFESCMKNGLYESAKPLLETYVNAAAKVDLILYTSILAHLVRCQEEHNERHLMSILSATDHKAHAFLCGLFTGTEQRKRPVLSFVREFFQGIDYELEEGAARYFVNVLLNYLVLMGQINRARCVWKVAYEKKLFPKAIVFDQHIAWSLDVRNLSVGAALIAVVHTLHRFRKRMLYYGVVPRRIKLVTGPTMRIVIAQMLCSLESPFEVSKVVLRAPGDSILEWFKKPIVQQFLLNEIPSRSDILMHKLNTIFPSSAPEIRSLSPPKPPVAGRGLGMNT, from the coding sequence ATGAAGTTGAATTGGATAAAAATTGTTTCTAATTTGAGACAGTCAAGGCATGTTCTCTCCCTAAATACCAAAAAAAGGTTGCCGGAGTCATATTTGTGTAGAATTGCTGCATTTTCTGATCGCAGTCTAGTTAGAGAGTATTGTTCTGGGGGGGATGGTAGGGAAGATTCAAATGTTTGGACTGAGGAAATTGATTATTTAGATGAATCAGGCAGCGTTATTTACTCTGGTAAGGGAATTAGGTCCGTGGAACCAAAGATTGATGATCATGTGATGGCTGGAGGGGTGAGGAAGCCGATCATGAACGTTGCGGCTGTGGCGAAGATAGTTGAGGTGGTGAAAAGGTGGAGATGGGGGCCTGAGATGGAGGCTCAATTAGATAAGCTGCCATTTTTGCCAAACACGACTCACATCACTCAGGCATTGAAGATAATTGAGGATAGTGATGCCGTGTTGAGTTTGTTCCGTTGGGGGAAGAGGCAGCCATGGTATTTGCCTACTGATGAATGCTATGTTATGCTGTTTGATAAGTTGAATTTGAGTAGGGATTTCGAGGGTATTCAGTCTGTTTTTGAGGAGATGGTTAGCAATTTGGGTGCGAATGAGGTTTCCTCGTTTGGTGCATATAATAGGGTTCTTCAATATATAGCAAAGTCAGAGAAATTGGAGATTACTTTCTGTTGCTTCAAGAAAGTTCAGGAGCTGGATTGTAAACTTGATACTCAGacatataatacacttataacCCTGTTTCTGACTAAAGGGCTACCTTACAAGGCGTTTGAGATCTATGCAAACATGGAGAAGGACGGATGCTTGTTGGATGCTTCGACTTATGATTTGATGATACCCAGTCTTGCAAAGTCTGGCCGTCTCGATGCTGCTTTCAACCTCTTCCAGGAAATGAAAGCGAAGAATTACAGGCCAACTTCTGGCATATTTGTTTGTTTGATCGATACAATGGGGAAGGCAGGGAGGTTGGATACAGCAATGAAGGTGTACATGGAATTGCAAGGTTTTGGGCTGAGGCCATCTGGAGCTATGTTTGTTTCTTTAATTGAGTCGTTTGTTAAGGCTGGGAAGCTTGAGACAGCTTTGAAGCTCTGGGATGAGATGAAAAGGTCGGGGTTTAGGCCTAACTATGGTTTGTACACTATGATTGTTGAGGCTCATGCTAAATCAGGGAAGCTTGAGATTGCAATGTCGATTTTCTCAGACATGGAAAAGGCTGGATTTTTACCCACGCCATCAACCTACTCCTCTCTATTGGAGATGCATGCTGCTTCTGGACAAGTAGACGCTGCAATGAAATTGTACAACTCCATGGCTAATGCGGGCTTGAGGCCGGGTCTGAGCACTTACACGGGTCTTCTGACTTTACTAGCGAAAAAGAAGCTTGTGGATGTGGCTGCAAAAGTCTTGCTTGAGATGAAGGCAATGGGTTATTCAGTTGAAGTGAATGCTAGTGATGTTCTCCTGGTTTTCATAAAAGATGGCTCTGTTGATCTTTCTTTGAGGTGGCTGCGCTTTATGGGCTCATCAGGGATTCGAACAAACAACTTCATCATTAGACAACTATTTGAGTCGTGCATGAAGAATGGCTTGTATGAGTCTGCCAAGCCTCTACTTGAAACATATGTAAACGCTGCTGCTAAGGTTGATCTCATACTTTACACCTCGATTCTAGCTCATCTTGTTAGATGCCAGGAGGAGCACAACGAGAGGCATCTGATGTCGATCTTGAGTGCTACAGATCATAAGGCTCATGCTTTCCTTTGCGGGCTCTTCACTGGGACAGAACAGAGGAAGCGACCAGTTTTATCATTCGTGAGAGAGTTTTTCCAAGGCATTGATTATGAATTGGAGGAAGGAGCTGCCCGGTACTTTGTCAACGTGCTCCTCAACTACCTCGTCCTGATGGGACAGATAAATCGTGCTCGTTGTGTCTGGAAAGTTGCATATGAGAAGAAGCTTTTCCCTAAAGCGATTGTGTTTGATCAACACATCGCTTGGTCCCTGGACGTGAGGAATCTCTCTGTCGGGGCAGCTCTTATAGCGGTCGTGCACACGCTCCACAGGTTCAGGAAACGGATGTTGTACTATGGTGTTGTCCCACGGCGGATTAAACTAGTCACGGGGCCAACTATGAGGATAGTGATAGCGCAGATGCTGTGTTCCCTCGAATCACCATTCGAGGTTAGCAAGGTGGTGTTGAGGGCCCCCGGAGATTCAATTCTTGAGTGGTTTAAGAAACCAATTGTGCAGCAATTTCTCTTGAATGAGATTCCATCAAGATCTGACATCTTGATGCATAAGCTCAACACCATCTTCCCTAGCTCAGCACCTGAAATCAGATCGTTGTCTCCTCCTAAGCCCCCTGTTGCTGGAAGGGGATTGGGAATGAACACATGA
- the LOC121749268 gene encoding uncharacterized protein LOC121749268, with protein sequence MELLRCMACFNPKDGFSSFDKEKVLKLATFYPSDFSNIDLMDLECQLDIFIGDMRSDEDFQNLRDISSLLMKLVETKRDVVYSRVVLLIKLILILPVATASVERVFSGMTFVKNKLRNRMGDQPLNDCLVTFIEKDVFLQVSDDDIVNRFEEMKTRRKIN encoded by the coding sequence ATGGagttgctcagatgtatggctTGCTTCAATCCTAAAGATGGCTTCTCTTCTTTTGACAAGGAAAAGGTACTCAAACTTGCCACTTTTTATCCTTCCGATTTTTCAAACATTGATTTGATGGACCTTGAGTGCCAACTTGATATATTCATTGGAGATATGAGAAGTGATGAAGACTTTCAGAATTTGCGAGATATTAGTTCTCTTTTGATGAAGCTTGTTGAAACAAAAAGAGATGTGGTTTATTCGCGTGTGGTTTTGCTTatcaagttgattttgattcttcCGGTTGCCACTGCAAGTGTAGAGAGGGTGTTTTCTGGAATGACATTTGTGAAGAATAAGTTGAGAAATAGAATGGGTGATCAACCTTTGAACGATTGTTTGGTCACTTTCATTGAGAAAGATGTGTTTCTACAAGTATCCGATGATGATATAGTGAATCGTTTTGAAGAAATGAAGACTCgtcgaaaaataaattag
- the LOC121748682 gene encoding uncharacterized protein At2g24330-like — translation MGEESKNDQGEAKIKKIKKNKGVLCRLWAAFFSLGSNDFEKRLRHISKEEAAVLSRIARRCQTSRRTTRQFIILSVILEAIALVYAIMTTRSLDLNWHVRALRVLPMFLLPVLFFVTYSAFRHYTKMRDAKDHKTLENLQAERQAKINELKEKTNYYKTQQLIQRYDPDPAAKAAAATVLASKLGAETGLKVYLGDDSNPIATAGKSNEVEVAASIGLRNRKQPLSQTYSMESGFTDHSEEAMLTLSRVEGVRMSQQHAMVVEHHPQSGLHSQDHGGWIARVAALLVGEDPTQSYALICGNCHMHNGLARKEEFPYITYYCPHCNALNRQKQADDRLSGTMSPPLTSNASVVSEGGSTADKASQSSSPTAAHAAEIFES, via the exons ATGGGTGAAGAGTCCAAGAATGATCAAGGGGAGGCTAAGATTAAgaagattaagaaaaacaaAGGAGTCCTATGTAGATTGTGGGCAGCATTTTTTAGCTTAGGCAGTAATGATTTTGAAAAGAGATTGCGACATATATCCAAGGAAGAGGCTGCTGTTCTTTCCAGAATCGCAAGGCGTTGTCAAACTTCTCGGAGAACTACTAGGCAATTTATCATACTTTCTGTTATTTTAGAG GCAATTGCACTAGTTTACGCAATAATGACCACGAGATCGTTAGACTTGAATTGGCATGTAAGGGCATTGCGAGTCTTACCTATGTTTCTGCTGCCAGTATTATTTTTCGTTACCTACTCAGCGTTTAGACACTACACAAAAATGC GTGATGCCAAGGACCACAAAACTTTGGAAAACCTCCAGGCCGAGAGACAGGCGAAAATCAACGAActgaaagaaaaaacaaattacTACAAAACTCAACAGCTTATACAG AGGTATGATCCTGATCCCGCAGCCAAAGCAGCGGCCGCCACTGTACTGGCGTCCAAGTTGGGTGCAGAGACCGGCCTAAAAGTATATCTGGGAGATGATTCTAACCCCATCGCCACTGCCGGAAAGAGCAACGAAGTGGAAGTTGCAGCATCTATCGGACTACGGAACAGAAAGCAGCCCCTCTCACAAACCTACAGCATGGAAAGTGGATTCACCGATCATTCTGAAGAAGCTATGCTCACCCTGTCTAGAGTCGAGGGTGTGCGCATGTCTCAGCAACACGCGATGGTTGTTGAGCATCATCCTCAATCAGGCCTGCACTCACAAGATCATGGAGGTTGGATTGCTCGAGTTGCTGCATTGCTCGTGGGAGAGGATCCTACCCAGTCGTATGCTCTTATATGTGGAAACTGCCATATGCACAACG GGCTGGCGAGGAAAGAGGAGTTCCCATACATCACTTACTACTGCCCCCATTGCAATGCCTTGAATAGGCAAAAGCAGGCCGATGATCGTCTCTCTGGTACCATGTCCCCCCCTCTAACCTCCAACGCTTCTGTGGTCTCAGAAGGAGGTTCAACGGCGGATAAGGCCTCGCAGAGCAGTAGTCCAACAGCCGCTCACGCTGCAGAAATTTTCGAAAGTTGA